A genomic segment from Papaver somniferum cultivar HN1 unplaced genomic scaffold, ASM357369v1 unplaced-scaffold_3, whole genome shotgun sequence encodes:
- the LOC113341566 gene encoding RING finger protein 24-like, with amino-acid sequence MADVKDFVSRLDDDPTEDSEDFVSMEDDLTGSYHSEDSLFEAELEELDHQVYKESLEQEETESHMKKIVVLDGAEVCSVCLQDIDVGDEDTKILSCNSHIFHNKCMVEWSRKNPNCPLCRHDMRKERDRKLKRKRLPYDDDEELTRLKL; translated from the coding sequence ATGGCAGATGTGAAAGATTTCGTTAGTCGTTTGGATGATGATCCAACGGAAGATTCGGAAGATTTCGTTAGCATGGAAGATGATCTCACAGGTAGCTATCATTCGGAGGATAGCTTGTTTGAGGCGGAACTAGAAGAACTAGACCATCAAGTTTATAAAGAGTCGTTagaacaagaagaaactgaaagtCATATGAAAAAGATCGTTGTTTTAGATGGTGCAGAAGTGTGTTCGGTTTGCCTTCAAGATATCGATGTTGGCGATGAGGATACTAAAATTTTGAGCTGTAATTCACATATTTTCCACAATAAGTGCATGGTGGAATGGTCGAGGAAAAACCCTAATTGTCCTCTTTGTAGACATGATATGCGAAAAGAGCGAGACCGGAAGCTCAAACGGAAGAGATTACCCTATGACGATGATGAAGAACTTACACGCCTGAAGCTATAA